Proteins from one Muntiacus reevesi chromosome X, mMunRee1.1, whole genome shotgun sequence genomic window:
- the LOC136154427 gene encoding ferritin heavy polypeptide-like 17, which yields MSSAVASQARRCYHHECNSHTALELRASFQCLARACSLHHHNVALQRFSRVFLLFSQEHSETTESLMLLQNWRGGSFSFLDMRNLEIQDWESGLQGMPEALHLEKSVNQSLFDMRQLAIDSSDAHRCHWTSRSSSSRSWETKSTT from the coding sequence ATGTCGTCCGCAGTTGCCTCGCAGGCGCGCCGGTGCTACCACCATGAGTGCAACAGCCACACTGCCCTGGAGCTCCGTGCCTCCTTCCAGTGCCTGGCCAGGGCCTGCTCCCTGCACCACCACAACGTGGCCTTGCAGCGCTTCTCCCGCGTCTTCCTGCTCTTCTCCCAGGAGCATAGCGAGACAACCGAGAGCCTGATGTTGCTGCAGAACTGGCGTGGGGGTAGTTTCTCCTTCCTGGACATGAGAAACCTCGAGATCCAAGATTGGGAGAGTGGCCTCCAGGGCATGCCAGAAGCCCTGCACCTGGAGAAGAGCGTCAACCAGAGCCTGTTCGACATGCGCCAGCTGGCCATTGACAGCAGCGACGCCCACCGgtgccactggaccagcaggtcGAGTTCATCAAGGAGCTGGGAGACCAAGTCGACAACCTGA